The nucleotide window GATGAATACGCCTTTGGCAACGGCTTCGTCCGGCGAAAGTCCGAGACCGTGCATGGCGGCGATGGTTCCCGCCAGGACGTCGCCCGAGCCGGCCGTGGCCATTCCCGGGTTGCCCGTCGTATTGATGAGGACCCTTCCGTCAGGAAGCCCGATGAGGGAGTGGGCACCCTTCATGACCACAACAGCCTTCAGCTCGGCGGCGGCCTGCCGGAGGCACCCGATCCTGTCGGCTTCTATCTCGTTGACTGATTTTCCTGTGATCCTGGAAAATTCTCCGAGATGGGGAGTGAGAATCGTGGATGAGGTTCTGCTTTTGAGAACGCCGGGATCACGGCAAAGCGCCGTTATGCCGTCGCCGTCACAAAGAACCGGTTTCCCTATACGGGCCGCCAGGTCAAGAACCAGGCGCTGTGTTTCATCATCAAGAGAAATCCCCGGCCCGATGATAACCATGTCCGCCTCGTCCGACAGGTTCAGCAGGGCCTTCGCGTTCGATGCGGCTATGCTTCCGGCGGCGGTTTCTTCCTGGGGGACAAAGACAACCTCGCTCCCCTGCGTGGCAAGGGAAGGAATGATGGATTTCGGAGCCGCCAGACGTGAATAGCCGCCGCCCGCGCGAAGAAAGGCCAATGACGAGTAGAGGGGCGCCCCGTAATAGGCCGCGGCGCCGGCAATAAAAAGGGCTTTCCCGAAATCGCCCTTGTGCCCCGCCGGGTCGCGAGTCGGCAGGACCGGCGGTTCATTCAGGGCGATCTTCAGCGATTCCCGTGAGTAGTGATCGGGCGGAAAGGAGATATGGCTGAGGAAAAGCTTTCCGCCCAGGGCGTATCCCGGATAGAGGAGATTGCCGATTTTCGGCAACCCGTAGGTGACCGTGCAGGATGCCCTGACGGCGGTTCCCATGACCGCTCCCGTGTCACCGTTGACGCCCGACGGAATGTCGACGGAGAAAACCCGCTTCCCTGACGCGTTCACAGCATCGATGAGGTCGGCGTAGCCGTCCCGGACCGGGCGGTCTATACCGGTGCCCAGGAGAGCATCCACAACGGCGTCACACTCTTCGAGAAGGGGAAGCACCGACGAAAGACCCTCAAAGATCACCCTTTGAAGGGGAAGATTTTCAATCACGCGCAGGTTGCGGGCCGCGGCACCGCGGTATTTCGAGGAGTCAGCCGCGATGATGACCCGGGGAAGAGCACCGGCGGACAGGAGTTTCCGGGCGATAACGAAGCCGTCTCCCCCGTTGTTTCCCCCACCGCAGACCAGGGTGATTGTTCTCCCCGCAAGCCGACCAAGCTCACGGGCCATGACGGACACGGTCGCTCCTCCGGCATTTTCCATGAGGAGCATTTCGTCTATTCCGTACTGTTCGACGGCCTCCCGGTCAAGTCCTCTCATTTCAGAAACACGGCATATCTTCATGGCTACCTCCGGAATCCGCGATTGTTCAGAGCCGTTGTTATCTATACGGCAGGAATGACAACAAAATCAAGGCTCAAAAGCGGGATCGCCCCGATGGCCTGTGCCGGG belongs to Syntrophales bacterium and includes:
- a CDS encoding NAD(P)H-hydrate dehydratase; the encoded protein is MKICRVSEMRGLDREAVEQYGIDEMLLMENAGGATVSVMARELGRLAGRTITLVCGGGNNGGDGFVIARKLLSAGALPRVIIAADSSKYRGAAARNLRVIENLPLQRVIFEGLSSVLPLLEECDAVVDALLGTGIDRPVRDGYADLIDAVNASGKRVFSVDIPSGVNGDTGAVMGTAVRASCTVTYGLPKIGNLLYPGYALGGKLFLSHISFPPDHYSRESLKIALNEPPVLPTRDPAGHKGDFGKALFIAGAAAYYGAPLYSSLAFLRAGGGYSRLAAPKSIIPSLATQGSEVVFVPQEETAAGSIAASNAKALLNLSDEADMVIIGPGISLDDETQRLVLDLAARIGKPVLCDGDGITALCRDPGVLKSRTSSTILTPHLGEFSRITGKSVNEIEADRIGCLRQAAAELKAVVVMKGAHSLIGLPDGRVLINTTGNPGMATAGSGDVLAGTIAAMHGLGLSPDEAVAKGVFIHGLAGDLAALKKGEDGMTARDILDCLPEALACDRRGLDERLQERYGIETVYC